A part of Arachis hypogaea cultivar Tifrunner chromosome 12, arahy.Tifrunner.gnm2.J5K5, whole genome shotgun sequence genomic DNA contains:
- the LOC140176777 gene encoding uncharacterized protein translates to MSESFNSTIVDAREKPIVTMLEEIRVKLMTRWAENRELGQNYSGLILPRIRFRLEKRSRLAGEWRPYWSAAQKYEVINGLDKFSVDLGTHECSCRMWQMSGIPCVHAISCIKFNGLELEPFVDGCYKIEAYLRCYESIIQPLNGPDLWERTSHPDVMPPPIEGLVTS, encoded by the coding sequence ATGTCTGAGAGCTTTAACTCTACCATAGTTGATGCTAGAGAGAAGCCTATAGTTACGATGTTAGAGGAGATAAGGGTTAAATTAATGACTAGGTGGGCAGAAAATAGGGAACTTGGACAGAATTATTCAGGGTTAATCTTACCTAGGATTAGATTCAGGTTGGAGAAGAGATCTAGGTTAGCTGGGGAGTGGCGGCCATATTGGTCTGCAGCTCAGAAATATGAGGTTATTAACGGTTTAGACAAGTTTTCTGTTGACTTAGGCACCCATGAATGTTCATGTAGAATGTGGCAGATGAGTGGCATACCTTGTGTCCATGCTATTAGCTGCATCAAGTTCAACGGGCTTGAATTAGAACCTTTTGTGGATGGCTGTTATAAGATAGAAGCGTACTTGAGGTGCTATGAGTCAATCATACAGCCCTTGAATGGACCAGATCTTTGGGAGAGAACATCACACCCTGATGTTATGCCTCCCCCTATCGAAGGCCTAGTCACAAGCTAG